The following proteins are co-located in the Gossypium hirsutum isolate 1008001.06 chromosome A02, Gossypium_hirsutum_v2.1, whole genome shotgun sequence genome:
- the LOC107939605 gene encoding protein PIN-LIKES 7, translating into MGFWTLFEVASMPILQVLIISLLGAFMATDYCKLLPVDIRRSLNRIVFVVFTPSLMFASLAKTVTLQDIISWWFMPVNIGLTFLVGIILGWIVVKILKPKPYLEGLIIATCSSGNLGNLLLIVVPAICNEDGSPFGDTTVCTRIGLSYASFSMALGGFYLWTITFHMIRASSLKLRDDEAAEDFSSKQPNKNLDATPQSQLLKGESEEQVAILVKAPQDTSPKAKGNAPLWRQVVGFLHQILEELMAPPTLGAIFGFTFGAIDWLRNLVIGPGAPLRVVQDSIKLLGDATIPCITLILGANLTQGLRSSTIKPMVIMGVVCVRYIILPVVGIFIVKAAGDLGFLPPDPLFRYVLMVQFTLPPAMNIGTMAQLFDVGQDECSVLFLWTYLAAALALTSWSTVFMWILT; encoded by the exons ATGGGTTTCTGGACATTGTTTGAGGTGGCTTCCATGCCAATTTTACAAGTGCTTATAATAAGTTTGCTGGGCGCTTTCATGGCAACTGATTACTGCAAACTTCTCCCAGTAGACATCCGGAGATCCTTGAATAGG ATCGTGTTCGTCGTGTTTACCCCCTCGCTCATGTTTGCAAGTCTTGCCAAGACTGTCACGCTTCAAGACATCATTTCATG GTGGTTTATGCCTGTAAACATCGGGCTCACCTTTCTAGTGGGAATAATTCTTGGGTGGATCGTGGTTAAGATACTGAAACCAAAACCCTATCTGGAGGGTCTTATCATTGCTACATGTTCATCTG GGAACTTGGGAAATCTTCTCCTTATAGTTGTCCCTGCAATCTGTAATGAGGATGGAAGCCCATTTGGGGATACTACTGTTTGCACCAGAATTGGACTTTCATATGCATCTTTCTCCATGGCG CTTGGTGGTTTCTACCTCTGGACTATCACTTTCCACATGATAAGAGCTTCATCTTTGAAATTGAGAGATGATGAAGCAGCTGAGGATTTCAGTTCAAAACAACCCAACAAGAACTTGGATGCTACACCCCAAAGTCAGCTTCTGAAAGGAGAAAGTGAAGAGCAAGTGGCCATATTGGTG AAGGCACCCCAAGACACTAGCCCAAAGGCAAAAGGGAATGCACCGTTGTGGCGTCAGGTAGTGGGATTTCTTCATCAGATTTTGGAAGAGCTCATGGCACCGCCAACACTTGGTGCA ATTTTCGGTTTCACCTTTGGAGCGATCGACTGGCTGAGAAACCTTGTAATTGGTCCGGGGGCTCCACTACGGGTAGTCCAAGACTCGATTAAACTGTTAGG GGATGCAACGATCCCCTGTATCACCCTCATACTAGGAGCCAACTTGACTCAAGGCTTGCGTTCGTCAACAATTAAGCCGATGGTTATCATGGGAGTGGTGTGTGTTCGGTACATTATACTACCGGTTGTTggtatttttattgttaaagcAGCTGGGGACCTTGGGTTCCTACCGCCCGACCCTTTGTTCCGCTACGTGCTCATGGTTCAGTTTACTCTGCCACCAGCCATGAATATTG GTACCATGGCCCAGCTGTTTGATGTGGGTCAAGACGAGTGCTCGGTCCTCTTCCTGTGGACATACTTGGCTGCTGCTTTAGCACTCACGTCTTGGTCAACAGTCTTCATGTGGATCTTGACCTAA
- the LOC107939610 gene encoding uncharacterized protein produces MEENKEGSSKLEAQDETRKRPSIFIIGCPNVGKRTLISRLATVEFEEEEEDSSQVVVRRWTMNTKYYTADVSLCMAHLQDGFSARTLPIFNHSTALVMVFDMSNLSTLSALWDWVSYTDIQNFEILLCIGNKVDRIPGHPVHAEYTKRLHKLDDSSTHPSSDFTQYGISEAEGSSLLGNEDPSSNIRKKCLEWCIDHNIEFIEACASNAEFDKCLSVDGDLQGVERLYGAISAHMWPGMVLKSGDMITEPSLPEKEDSSEEEPDYQFEYEVLSAGSAELGNDMVEEWVSASPANTFLDIAKSVDAGNSVTECAPGNITVTECAPGNIAGCKKEESHAFLTYSGLGEKIDRMEPNAEEAGLASASEVDDGPHYDFEDLEQLMSEIGNIRSNLRLMPDFQRREMAAKLAIKMAAMFGGDSDDEDEI; encoded by the exons ATGGAAGAAAACAAGGAAGGATCCTCAAAATTGGAAGCCCAGGATGAGACTAGGAAGCGACCGTCCATTTTCATCATTGGATGTCCCAATGTTGGCAAGCGCACCCTGATCTCCC GGCTTGCCACTGTGGAgttcgaagaagaagaagaagatagctCCCAAGTGGTTGTCCGTCG CTGGACTATGAATACCAAATACTACACTGCTGATGTTTCTCTGTGTATGGCTCATCTTCAAGATGGATTTTCAGCTCGAACCCTCCCTATATTTAACCATTCAACTGCCTTGGTCATGGTTTTTGATATGTCTAAT TTGTCAACTCTTTCTGCTCTTTGGGATTGGGTATCTTACACTGATATCCAAAACTTTGAGATTTTACTCTGCATTGGAAACAAAGTTGATCGAATTCCAGGTCATCCTGTCCATGCTGAATACACAAAACGCCTACACAAACTTGATGATTCCTCTACTCATCCTTCATCTGACTTCACTCAATATGGAATTTCTGAAGCTGAAGGAAGCAGTCTATTGGGAAATGAAGACCCATCCTCCAACATTCGCAAGAAATGCTTGGAATGGTGCATTGACCACAACATTGAGTTCATTGAAGCCTGTGCTTCTAATGCTGAATTTGACAAAT GTTTGTCGGTTGATGGTGATTTACAAGGAGTTGAACGACTTTATGGTGCTATTTCTGCTCATATGTGGCCTGGAATGGTTCTGAAATCTGGTGATATGATAACTGAACCTTCACTACCTGAGAAAGAAG ATTCATCGGAAGAAGAACCTGATTATCAGTTTGAATATGAAGTGCTATCTGCTGGTTCAGCTGAACTAGGGAATGACATGGTTGAAGAATGGGTTTCTGCAAGTCCAGCTAACACATTCCTGGATATAGCGAAATCAGTTGATGCGGGAAATTCTGTTACAGAGTGTGCTCCAGGGAACATAACCGTTACAGAGTGTGCTCCAGGGAACATAGCTGGATGCAAAAAAGAAGAGTCGCATGCTTTTCTGACATATTCTGGTTTAGGGGAGAAAATTGACAGAATGGAACCCAATGCTGAAGAAGCTGGTCTAGCTTCAGCTTCAGAAGTAGATGATGGCCCACATTATGATTTTGAGGATTTGGAACAGTTGATGTCTGAGATTGGAAATATTCGCAGCAACTTGAGGTTAATGCCTGATTTTCAAAGGAGGGAGATGGCCGCCAAGCTGGCTATTAAAATGGCTGCCATGTTTGGAGGTGACAGTGATGATGAAGACGAGATATGA
- the LOC107939602 gene encoding kinesin-like protein KIN-14E isoform X2: MAVPAELAGAIPLIDRFQVEAFLRMMQKQINSSGKRSFFSKKSVGTQVREKFTFEDMLCFQKDPIPTSLLKINSDLVSRATKMFHMILKYMGVDSSERVTSVGFDERVELVLKLYKQTLKRAELRDELFVQISKQTRNNPDRQNLIKAWELMYLCASSMPPSKDIGGYLSEYVHNVAHSANDSEVQTLALNTLNALKRSVKAGPRNTIPGREEIEAILTNRKLTTIVFFLDETFEEITYDMTTTVSDAVEELANIIKLSAYSSFSLFECRKVVNGSKSADLGNEEYIGLDDNKYIGDLLAEIKAAKERSKGEILQCKLIFKKKLFRESDEAVTDPMFVQLSYFQLQHDYILGNYPVGRDDAVQLSALQILAEIGFVCSPESCTDWNTLLERFLPRQIALTRARREWELDILSRYRSMEHLTKDDARQQFLRILRTLPYGSSIFFSVRKIDDPIGLLPGRIVLGINKRGVHFFRPVPKEYLHSAELRDIMQFGSSNTAVFFKMRVAGVLHIFQFETKQGEEICVALQTHINDVMLRRYSKARSVANGSVNGDVSNNFKPPSLEVYEKRVQDLSKAVEESQKNTNQLLGELHEKQKQELKTQEELECLKNALRKEKEDLMEVMLDRDRIRSLCEEKDTALQAALLEKKTVEVRLAKLGNLALENNAKGNMAVTVNEPLHKLQDKLKLRNEELHMAVEKTKRLTNEKVILEQRITELERKKDEEVKILKKSYEQECRSLKFQMSELGMKLERVTNELAVSESTLAVRNADFSALQNNLKELEELREMREDIDRKNEQTAAILKMQGAQLAELEVLYKEEQILRKRYFNTIEDMKGKVRVFCRLRPLNEKEMLEKERKVLMGLDEFTVEHPWKDDKAKQHMYDRVFDDSATQEDIFEDTRYLVQSAVDGYNVCIFAYGQTGSGKTFTIYGSDNNPGLTPRAIAELFKILRRDSNKFSFSLKAYMVELYQDTLVDLLLPKNAKRLKLDIKKDSKGMVAVENATVIPISTFEELKSIIQRGSERRHISGTQMNEESSRSHLILSVVIESTNLQTQSVARGKLSFVDLAGSERVKKSGSVGDQLKEAQSINKSLSALGDVISALSSGSQHIPYRNHKLTMLMSDSLGGNAKTLMFVNVSPAESNLDETYNSLTYASRVRSIVNDASKNISSKEVVRLKKLVAYWKEQAGRRGDEEDYEDIQEEQTRKDRTDGRHSM; encoded by the exons ATGGCAGTTCCTGCAGAACTTGCTGGTGCAATACCCTTGATTGATAGGTTTCAG GTGGAAGCATTCTTAAGAATGATGCAGAAACAGATTAATTCTTCTGGAAAGCGTAGTTTTTTCTCTAAAAAGTCTGTAGGCACTCAAGTTAGAGAAAAGTTCACATTCGAGGATATGTTGTGTTTCCAAAAG GATCCTATTCCAACTTCACTACTTAAAATTAATAGTGACCTGGTAAGCCGAGCAACGAAAATGTTCCATATGATTTTGAAGTACATGGGAGTTGATTCATCTGAACGAGTAACTTCAGTAGGCTTTGATGAACGGGTTGAGCTTGTTTTGAAACTATATAAGCAAACTTTGAAGCGTGCAGAGCTTCGAGATGAATTATTTGTTCAGATTTCCAAACAAACAAGGAACAATCCTGATAG GCAAAACTTGATCAAAGCATGGGAACTGATGTATTTATGTGCATCTTCCATGCCTCCTAGCAAAGACATTGGTGGATATTTATCTGAGTATGTTCACAATGTCGCCCACAGTGCCAATGATTCTGAGGTCCAAACACTTGCATTAAATACGTTAAATGCTTTGAAGCGGTCTGTCAAAGCTGGCCCCCGCAATACAATACCAGGACGGGAAGAAATTGAAGCCATTTTAACTAATCGAAAGCTGACAACTATTGTGTTTTTCTTGGATGAAACTTTTGAAGAAATAACATATGACATGACTACAACTGTGTCTGATGCTGTTGAG gaGCTAGCAAATATAATTAAACTATCAGCTTATTCTAGCTTCAGCCTGTTTGAATGTCGTAAAGTTGTTAATGGTTCCAAGTCTGCTGATCTTGGGAATG AGGAATACATTGGGTTAGATGATAATAAGTATATTGGTGACCTGCTGGCGGAAATCAAGGCAGCCAAGGAACGAAGTAAAGGGGAAATATTACAATGTAAACTCATATTTAAAAAGAAGCTCTTTCGGGAGTCCGATGAAGCTGTGACGGATCCAATGTTTGTACAACTTTCCTATTTTCAA TTACAACATGATTACATTTTGGGCAATTATCCTGTTGGAAGAGATGATGCTGTGCAGTTGTCTGCATTACAGATCTTGGCTGAGATTGGGTTTGTTTGTAGCCCTGAATCGTGCAC TGACTGGAATACTCTCCTAGAAAGATTCCTTCCTAGACAAATTGCACTTACTCGAGCAAGACGAGAATGGGAATTGGATATTCTTTCTCGTTACCGTTCCATG GAACATCTTACAAAAGATGATGCAAGACAACAATTTCTTCGAATATTGAGGACACTTCCTTATGGGAGTTCAATTTTCTTCAGTGTTCGCAAAATTGATGATCCAATTGGACTTTTGCCTGGACGGATAGTTTTGGGTATCAACAAGCGTGGG GTTCACTTTTTCCGTCCTGTTCCCAAGGAGTATTTACATTCAGCTGAATTAAGAGACATAATGCAGTTTGGCAGCAGCAATACTGCTGTATTTTTCAAGATGCGAGTTGCTGGTGTTCTTCACATATTTCAGTTTGAAACTAAACAG GGGGAAGAAATCTGTGTTGCTCTTCAAACACACATAAATGATGTCATGTTACGTCGTTACTCAAAAGCTCGATCTGTTGCTAATGGCTCTGTAAATGGAGATGTTTCTAACAATTTTAAGCCTCCTAGTCTAGAAGTGTATGAGAAGCGTGTTCAGGATTTATCAAAAGCTGTTGAAGAATCTCAAAAGAACACTAATCAA TTGTTGGGAGAATTGCATGAGAAGCAAAAGCAGGAGTTGAAAACACAAGAAGAATTGGAGTGTCTTAAAAATGCCTTGAGGAAAGAGAAGGAAGACTTAATGGAGGTTATGTTGGACCGTGATAGAATTAGATCATTATGTGAAGAAAAGGATACTGCTCTTCAG GCTGCTCTGTTAGAGAAGAAGACGGTGGAAGTTAGGTTGGCTAAGTTAGGTAATCTAGCTTTAGAGAACAATGCCAAAGGGAACATGGCTGTAACAGTAAATGAG CCGCTGCACAAGCTCCAAGACAAATTGAAACTTCGTAATGAGGAGTTGCATATGGCTGTGGAAAAGACAAAAAGACTAACAAATGAGAAGGTCATTTTGGAACAGAGAATTACTGAACTAGAAAGGAAGAAAGATGAAGAG GTGAAAATTCTGAAGAAGAGCTATGAGCAAGAATGCAGATCCTTAAAGTTTCAGATGTCTGAACTTGGAATGAAGTTGGAAAGGGTTACCAATGAGTTGGCTGTTTCAGAGTCAACCCTTGCAGTTAGAAATGCAGATTTTTCTGCCCTGCAGAATAACTTAAAAGAATTAGAGGAACTGAGGGAAATGAGAGAG GATATTGATAGAAAGAATGAGCAAACTGCTGCCATCTTGAAGATGCAAGGGGCTCAACTTGCTGAATTAGAAGTGCTTTATAAGGAAGAACAAATTTTAAGAAAGCGATATTTTAATACTATAGAAG ACATGAAAGGCAAGGTTAGAGTGTTTTGCCGCTTAAGGCCTTTAAATGAGAAAGAGATgcttgaaaaggaaagaaaagtgcTAATGGGCTTGGATGAATTCACTGTCGAACATCCATGGAAGGATGATAAAGCAAAACAACACATGTATGATCGTGTCTTTGATGACAGTGCCACCCAAGAAGATATCTTTGAGGATACAAGG TACTTGGTTCAATCAGCTGTAGATGGGTACAATGTCTGCATATTTGCTTATGGTCAAACTGGTTCTGGAAAGACATTTACAATATATGGATCAGATAACAATCCTGGATTGACACCTCGAGCTATTgcagaacttttcaaaattttaaggcgTGATAGCAACAAATTCTCATTTtcattgaag GCATATATGGTGGAGTTGTACCAGGATACACTTGTAGACTTGTTATTACCAAAGAATGCTAAGCGTCTGAAGCTTGATATAAAGAAAGACTCGAAG GGCATGGTTGCTGTAGAAAATGCAACGGTTATTCCTATCTCTACTTTTGAGGAGTTAAAAAGCATTATTCAGAGAGGATCAGAACGAAGGCACATTTCTGGGACACAGATGAATGAGGAAAGTTCAAGATCTCATCTAATACTTTCAGTTGTCATTGAGAGTACCAATCTTCAAACGCAGTCTGTTGCCAGGGGAAAG CTAAGTTTTGTGGACCTTGCTGGTTCTGAGAGAGTGAAAAAGTCTGGTTCTGTCGGTGATCAACTTAAAGAAGCACAGAGTATCAACAAGTCACTTTCTGCTCTTGGGGATGTCATTAGTGCTTTATCTTCTGGCAGCCAACATATTCCTTACAGGAATCACAAGCTAACAATGTTAATGAGCGATTCACTCGGTGGTAATGCGAAAACACTCATGTTTGTTAATGTCTCTCCAGCTGAATCAAATTTGGATGAGACCTACAACTCTCTAAC ATATGCATCAAGAGTTCGGTCCATTGTGAATGATGCAAGCAAAAACATTAGCTCAAAAGAGGTGGTTCGATTGAAAAAGTTGGTTGCATATTGGAAGGAGCAAGCTGGTAGGAGGGGAGATGAGGAGGATTATGAAGATATTCAAGAGGAGCAAACAAGAAAAGACAGGACAGATGGTCGTCACTCAATGTAG
- the LOC107939602 gene encoding kinesin-like protein KIN-14E isoform X1, whose product MPIDTLPSMTQSMRASRSSFSSSNGHEEVPFHSAASVSNGDDYDSDGSSFAPSTPSALSMAVPAELAGAIPLIDRFQVEAFLRMMQKQINSSGKRSFFSKKSVGTQVREKFTFEDMLCFQKDPIPTSLLKINSDLVSRATKMFHMILKYMGVDSSERVTSVGFDERVELVLKLYKQTLKRAELRDELFVQISKQTRNNPDRQNLIKAWELMYLCASSMPPSKDIGGYLSEYVHNVAHSANDSEVQTLALNTLNALKRSVKAGPRNTIPGREEIEAILTNRKLTTIVFFLDETFEEITYDMTTTVSDAVEELANIIKLSAYSSFSLFECRKVVNGSKSADLGNEEYIGLDDNKYIGDLLAEIKAAKERSKGEILQCKLIFKKKLFRESDEAVTDPMFVQLSYFQLQHDYILGNYPVGRDDAVQLSALQILAEIGFVCSPESCTDWNTLLERFLPRQIALTRARREWELDILSRYRSMEHLTKDDARQQFLRILRTLPYGSSIFFSVRKIDDPIGLLPGRIVLGINKRGVHFFRPVPKEYLHSAELRDIMQFGSSNTAVFFKMRVAGVLHIFQFETKQGEEICVALQTHINDVMLRRYSKARSVANGSVNGDVSNNFKPPSLEVYEKRVQDLSKAVEESQKNTNQLLGELHEKQKQELKTQEELECLKNALRKEKEDLMEVMLDRDRIRSLCEEKDTALQAALLEKKTVEVRLAKLGNLALENNAKGNMAVTVNEPLHKLQDKLKLRNEELHMAVEKTKRLTNEKVILEQRITELERKKDEEVKILKKSYEQECRSLKFQMSELGMKLERVTNELAVSESTLAVRNADFSALQNNLKELEELREMREDIDRKNEQTAAILKMQGAQLAELEVLYKEEQILRKRYFNTIEDMKGKVRVFCRLRPLNEKEMLEKERKVLMGLDEFTVEHPWKDDKAKQHMYDRVFDDSATQEDIFEDTRYLVQSAVDGYNVCIFAYGQTGSGKTFTIYGSDNNPGLTPRAIAELFKILRRDSNKFSFSLKAYMVELYQDTLVDLLLPKNAKRLKLDIKKDSKGMVAVENATVIPISTFEELKSIIQRGSERRHISGTQMNEESSRSHLILSVVIESTNLQTQSVARGKLSFVDLAGSERVKKSGSVGDQLKEAQSINKSLSALGDVISALSSGSQHIPYRNHKLTMLMSDSLGGNAKTLMFVNVSPAESNLDETYNSLTYASRVRSIVNDASKNISSKEVVRLKKLVAYWKEQAGRRGDEEDYEDIQEEQTRKDRTDGRHSM is encoded by the exons ATGGCTCCAGCTTTGCACCTTC TACACCAAGTGCATTGTCCATGGCAGTTCCTGCAGAACTTGCTGGTGCAATACCCTTGATTGATAGGTTTCAG GTGGAAGCATTCTTAAGAATGATGCAGAAACAGATTAATTCTTCTGGAAAGCGTAGTTTTTTCTCTAAAAAGTCTGTAGGCACTCAAGTTAGAGAAAAGTTCACATTCGAGGATATGTTGTGTTTCCAAAAG GATCCTATTCCAACTTCACTACTTAAAATTAATAGTGACCTGGTAAGCCGAGCAACGAAAATGTTCCATATGATTTTGAAGTACATGGGAGTTGATTCATCTGAACGAGTAACTTCAGTAGGCTTTGATGAACGGGTTGAGCTTGTTTTGAAACTATATAAGCAAACTTTGAAGCGTGCAGAGCTTCGAGATGAATTATTTGTTCAGATTTCCAAACAAACAAGGAACAATCCTGATAG GCAAAACTTGATCAAAGCATGGGAACTGATGTATTTATGTGCATCTTCCATGCCTCCTAGCAAAGACATTGGTGGATATTTATCTGAGTATGTTCACAATGTCGCCCACAGTGCCAATGATTCTGAGGTCCAAACACTTGCATTAAATACGTTAAATGCTTTGAAGCGGTCTGTCAAAGCTGGCCCCCGCAATACAATACCAGGACGGGAAGAAATTGAAGCCATTTTAACTAATCGAAAGCTGACAACTATTGTGTTTTTCTTGGATGAAACTTTTGAAGAAATAACATATGACATGACTACAACTGTGTCTGATGCTGTTGAG gaGCTAGCAAATATAATTAAACTATCAGCTTATTCTAGCTTCAGCCTGTTTGAATGTCGTAAAGTTGTTAATGGTTCCAAGTCTGCTGATCTTGGGAATG AGGAATACATTGGGTTAGATGATAATAAGTATATTGGTGACCTGCTGGCGGAAATCAAGGCAGCCAAGGAACGAAGTAAAGGGGAAATATTACAATGTAAACTCATATTTAAAAAGAAGCTCTTTCGGGAGTCCGATGAAGCTGTGACGGATCCAATGTTTGTACAACTTTCCTATTTTCAA TTACAACATGATTACATTTTGGGCAATTATCCTGTTGGAAGAGATGATGCTGTGCAGTTGTCTGCATTACAGATCTTGGCTGAGATTGGGTTTGTTTGTAGCCCTGAATCGTGCAC TGACTGGAATACTCTCCTAGAAAGATTCCTTCCTAGACAAATTGCACTTACTCGAGCAAGACGAGAATGGGAATTGGATATTCTTTCTCGTTACCGTTCCATG GAACATCTTACAAAAGATGATGCAAGACAACAATTTCTTCGAATATTGAGGACACTTCCTTATGGGAGTTCAATTTTCTTCAGTGTTCGCAAAATTGATGATCCAATTGGACTTTTGCCTGGACGGATAGTTTTGGGTATCAACAAGCGTGGG GTTCACTTTTTCCGTCCTGTTCCCAAGGAGTATTTACATTCAGCTGAATTAAGAGACATAATGCAGTTTGGCAGCAGCAATACTGCTGTATTTTTCAAGATGCGAGTTGCTGGTGTTCTTCACATATTTCAGTTTGAAACTAAACAG GGGGAAGAAATCTGTGTTGCTCTTCAAACACACATAAATGATGTCATGTTACGTCGTTACTCAAAAGCTCGATCTGTTGCTAATGGCTCTGTAAATGGAGATGTTTCTAACAATTTTAAGCCTCCTAGTCTAGAAGTGTATGAGAAGCGTGTTCAGGATTTATCAAAAGCTGTTGAAGAATCTCAAAAGAACACTAATCAA TTGTTGGGAGAATTGCATGAGAAGCAAAAGCAGGAGTTGAAAACACAAGAAGAATTGGAGTGTCTTAAAAATGCCTTGAGGAAAGAGAAGGAAGACTTAATGGAGGTTATGTTGGACCGTGATAGAATTAGATCATTATGTGAAGAAAAGGATACTGCTCTTCAG GCTGCTCTGTTAGAGAAGAAGACGGTGGAAGTTAGGTTGGCTAAGTTAGGTAATCTAGCTTTAGAGAACAATGCCAAAGGGAACATGGCTGTAACAGTAAATGAG CCGCTGCACAAGCTCCAAGACAAATTGAAACTTCGTAATGAGGAGTTGCATATGGCTGTGGAAAAGACAAAAAGACTAACAAATGAGAAGGTCATTTTGGAACAGAGAATTACTGAACTAGAAAGGAAGAAAGATGAAGAG GTGAAAATTCTGAAGAAGAGCTATGAGCAAGAATGCAGATCCTTAAAGTTTCAGATGTCTGAACTTGGAATGAAGTTGGAAAGGGTTACCAATGAGTTGGCTGTTTCAGAGTCAACCCTTGCAGTTAGAAATGCAGATTTTTCTGCCCTGCAGAATAACTTAAAAGAATTAGAGGAACTGAGGGAAATGAGAGAG GATATTGATAGAAAGAATGAGCAAACTGCTGCCATCTTGAAGATGCAAGGGGCTCAACTTGCTGAATTAGAAGTGCTTTATAAGGAAGAACAAATTTTAAGAAAGCGATATTTTAATACTATAGAAG ACATGAAAGGCAAGGTTAGAGTGTTTTGCCGCTTAAGGCCTTTAAATGAGAAAGAGATgcttgaaaaggaaagaaaagtgcTAATGGGCTTGGATGAATTCACTGTCGAACATCCATGGAAGGATGATAAAGCAAAACAACACATGTATGATCGTGTCTTTGATGACAGTGCCACCCAAGAAGATATCTTTGAGGATACAAGG TACTTGGTTCAATCAGCTGTAGATGGGTACAATGTCTGCATATTTGCTTATGGTCAAACTGGTTCTGGAAAGACATTTACAATATATGGATCAGATAACAATCCTGGATTGACACCTCGAGCTATTgcagaacttttcaaaattttaaggcgTGATAGCAACAAATTCTCATTTtcattgaag GCATATATGGTGGAGTTGTACCAGGATACACTTGTAGACTTGTTATTACCAAAGAATGCTAAGCGTCTGAAGCTTGATATAAAGAAAGACTCGAAG GGCATGGTTGCTGTAGAAAATGCAACGGTTATTCCTATCTCTACTTTTGAGGAGTTAAAAAGCATTATTCAGAGAGGATCAGAACGAAGGCACATTTCTGGGACACAGATGAATGAGGAAAGTTCAAGATCTCATCTAATACTTTCAGTTGTCATTGAGAGTACCAATCTTCAAACGCAGTCTGTTGCCAGGGGAAAG CTAAGTTTTGTGGACCTTGCTGGTTCTGAGAGAGTGAAAAAGTCTGGTTCTGTCGGTGATCAACTTAAAGAAGCACAGAGTATCAACAAGTCACTTTCTGCTCTTGGGGATGTCATTAGTGCTTTATCTTCTGGCAGCCAACATATTCCTTACAGGAATCACAAGCTAACAATGTTAATGAGCGATTCACTCGGTGGTAATGCGAAAACACTCATGTTTGTTAATGTCTCTCCAGCTGAATCAAATTTGGATGAGACCTACAACTCTCTAAC ATATGCATCAAGAGTTCGGTCCATTGTGAATGATGCAAGCAAAAACATTAGCTCAAAAGAGGTGGTTCGATTGAAAAAGTTGGTTGCATATTGGAAGGAGCAAGCTGGTAGGAGGGGAGATGAGGAGGATTATGAAGATATTCAAGAGGAGCAAACAAGAAAAGACAGGACAGATGGTCGTCACTCAATGTAG